From one Phocoena sinus isolate mPhoSin1 chromosome 6, mPhoSin1.pri, whole genome shotgun sequence genomic stretch:
- the FAM214B gene encoding protein FAM214B isoform X1 — MRHVQAEPSPSSEPEAGPSQPAVRQGALQGGLLMGYSPAGGATSPGVYQVSIFSPPAGASEPHRALKRPAPPTEGPRELKRGPGLGAKEGVPPEEPPSLGLLGPEGLGLGLGVASQHFCHHGLCVVEQGGSSTSPWTSGARSPPWPPSNASCSTLHTRDWASPHPGGQGSLGESPGPAPPGQLHTLDTDLHSLAQIGGKSLVAGVGNGGSPWPRESPGTANGHSPEHTPPGPGPPGPCPTKRRLLPAGEAPDVSSEDEGPAPRRRRGTLGHPPAANSSDAKATPFWSHLLPGPKEPVLDPTDCSPMGRRLKGACRLKLSSLRSLRKRPGLLSTPSASPVPTPAISRTLLGNFEESLLRGRFAPSGHIEGFTAEIGASGSYCPQHVTLPVTVTFFDVSEQNAPAPFLGVVDLNPLGRKGYSVPKVGTIQVTLFNPNQTVVKMFLVTFDFSDMPAAHMTFLRHRLFLVPVGEEGNASPTRCLLCYLLHLRFRSSRSGRLSLHGDIRLLFSRRSLELDTGLPYELQAVTEAPHNPRYSPLP; from the exons ATGCGCCACGTGCAGGCGGAGCCGTCTCCATCCTCAGAGCCAGAGGCTGGCCCTTCACAGCCTGCAGTCAGGCAGGGGGCCCTCCAGGGTGGCCTGCTCATGGGCTACAGCCCGGCGGGGGGGGCAACATCCCCCGGGGTCTACCAGGTATCCATCTTTTCCCCTCCAGCTGGTGCCTCCGAGCCTCATAGGGCCCTGAAACGGCCAGCCCCACCCACTGAGGGTCCCCGGGAGCTGAAgagaggccctgggctgggggccaaAGAGGGAGTACCCCCTGAAGAACCACCTAGTCTGGGGCTATTGGGCCCAGAGGGACTGGGGCTGGGACTGGGCGTGGCCAGCCAACATTTCTGCCATCATGGCCTCTGTGTTGTGGAACAGGGAGGTAGCTCCACCTCACCTTGGACTTCAGGGGCCCGGAGTCCCCCCTGGCCCCCATCAAATGCTTCCTGCAGTACTTTGCACACCAGAGACTGGGCTTCCCCACATCCTGGGGGACAGGGGTCCCTGGGGGAGTCCCCAGGGCCAGCCCCTCCAGGCCAGCTGCACACACTTGACACTGATTTGCACAGTCTTGCACAAATAGGGGGTAAGAGCCTAGTGGCTGGCGTGGGCAATGGGGGCAGCCCCTGGCCTAGGGAGTCCCCTGGCACTGCCAATGGGCACAGCCCCGAGCACACACCCCCTGGCCCTGGACCTCCAGGCCCCTGTCCCACCAAGCGAAGGCTGCTTCCAGCTGGAGAAGCCCCGGATGTCAGCTCTGAGGATGAAGGGCCAGCCCCTCGGAGGCGCCGGGGAACCCTGGGCCACCCTCCTGCTGCCAACAGTTCTGATGCCAAAGCCACACCCTTCTGGAGCCACCTGCTGCCTGGGCCCAAGGAGCCTGTGCTG GACCCAACAGACTGCAGTCCCATGGGGCGGAGGCTGAAAGGTGCCTGTCGCCTGAAGCT GAGCTCCCTTCGAAGCCTCCGGAAGAGGCCAGGCCTGCTGAGCACCCCCAGTGCCTCCCCTGTTCCTACCCCCGCCATCAGCCGTACCCTGTTGGGCAACTTTGAG gAATCATTGCTGCGAGGACGCTTTGCACCATCTGGCCACATTGAGGGCTTCACAGCAGAGATTGGAGCTAGTGGATCCTACTGCCCTCAGCATGTCACGCTGCCTGTCACTGTCACCTTCTTTGATGTTTCTGAGCAAAATGCCCCGGCTCCCTTCCTG GGCGTCGTGGACCTGAACCCCCTGGGGAGGAAGGGTTACAGCGTGCCCAAGGTGGGCACCATCCAAGTG ACCTTATTTAACCCCAACCAGACTGTGGTGAAGATGTTCCTCGTGACCTTTGACTTCTCGGACATGCCTGCTGCCCACATGACCTTCCTGCGTCATCGCCTCTTTTTGGTGCCTGTGGGTGAGGAGGGAAATGCTAGCCCCACCCGCTGCCTCCTCTGCTACTTGTTGCACCTCAG GTTCCGGAGCTCCCGCTCAGGCCGCTTAAGCCTGCATGGAGACATCCGCCTGCTTTTTTCCCGCCGGAGCCTGGAACTGGACACAGGGCTCCCCTACGAACTGCAGGCTGTGACTGAGGCCCCTCACAATCCACGTTATTCACCTTTGCCCTGA
- the FAM214B gene encoding protein FAM214B isoform X2 has protein sequence MRHVQAEPSPSSEPEAGPSQPAVRQGALQGGLLMGYSPAGGATSPGVYQVSIFSPPAGASEPHRALKRPAPPTEGPRELKRGPGLGAKEGVPPEEPPSLGLLGPEGLGLGLGVASQHFCHHGLCVVEQGGSSTSPWTSGARSPPWPPSNASCSTLHTRDWASPHPGGQGSLGESPGPAPPGQLHTLDTDLHSLAQIGGKSLVAGVGNGGSPWPRESPGTANGHSPEHTPPGPGPPGPCPTKRRLLPAGEAPDVSSEDEGPAPRRRRGTLGHPPAANSSDAKATPFWSHLLPGPKEPVLESLLRGRFAPSGHIEGFTAEIGASGSYCPQHVTLPVTVTFFDVSEQNAPAPFLGVVDLNPLGRKGYSVPKVGTIQVTLFNPNQTVVKMFLVTFDFSDMPAAHMTFLRHRLFLVPVGEEGNASPTRCLLCYLLHLRFRSSRSGRLSLHGDIRLLFSRRSLELDTGLPYELQAVTEAPHNPRYSPLP, from the exons ATGCGCCACGTGCAGGCGGAGCCGTCTCCATCCTCAGAGCCAGAGGCTGGCCCTTCACAGCCTGCAGTCAGGCAGGGGGCCCTCCAGGGTGGCCTGCTCATGGGCTACAGCCCGGCGGGGGGGGCAACATCCCCCGGGGTCTACCAGGTATCCATCTTTTCCCCTCCAGCTGGTGCCTCCGAGCCTCATAGGGCCCTGAAACGGCCAGCCCCACCCACTGAGGGTCCCCGGGAGCTGAAgagaggccctgggctgggggccaaAGAGGGAGTACCCCCTGAAGAACCACCTAGTCTGGGGCTATTGGGCCCAGAGGGACTGGGGCTGGGACTGGGCGTGGCCAGCCAACATTTCTGCCATCATGGCCTCTGTGTTGTGGAACAGGGAGGTAGCTCCACCTCACCTTGGACTTCAGGGGCCCGGAGTCCCCCCTGGCCCCCATCAAATGCTTCCTGCAGTACTTTGCACACCAGAGACTGGGCTTCCCCACATCCTGGGGGACAGGGGTCCCTGGGGGAGTCCCCAGGGCCAGCCCCTCCAGGCCAGCTGCACACACTTGACACTGATTTGCACAGTCTTGCACAAATAGGGGGTAAGAGCCTAGTGGCTGGCGTGGGCAATGGGGGCAGCCCCTGGCCTAGGGAGTCCCCTGGCACTGCCAATGGGCACAGCCCCGAGCACACACCCCCTGGCCCTGGACCTCCAGGCCCCTGTCCCACCAAGCGAAGGCTGCTTCCAGCTGGAGAAGCCCCGGATGTCAGCTCTGAGGATGAAGGGCCAGCCCCTCGGAGGCGCCGGGGAACCCTGGGCCACCCTCCTGCTGCCAACAGTTCTGATGCCAAAGCCACACCCTTCTGGAGCCACCTGCTGCCTGGGCCCAAGGAGCCTGTGCTG gAATCATTGCTGCGAGGACGCTTTGCACCATCTGGCCACATTGAGGGCTTCACAGCAGAGATTGGAGCTAGTGGATCCTACTGCCCTCAGCATGTCACGCTGCCTGTCACTGTCACCTTCTTTGATGTTTCTGAGCAAAATGCCCCGGCTCCCTTCCTG GGCGTCGTGGACCTGAACCCCCTGGGGAGGAAGGGTTACAGCGTGCCCAAGGTGGGCACCATCCAAGTG ACCTTATTTAACCCCAACCAGACTGTGGTGAAGATGTTCCTCGTGACCTTTGACTTCTCGGACATGCCTGCTGCCCACATGACCTTCCTGCGTCATCGCCTCTTTTTGGTGCCTGTGGGTGAGGAGGGAAATGCTAGCCCCACCCGCTGCCTCCTCTGCTACTTGTTGCACCTCAG GTTCCGGAGCTCCCGCTCAGGCCGCTTAAGCCTGCATGGAGACATCCGCCTGCTTTTTTCCCGCCGGAGCCTGGAACTGGACACAGGGCTCCCCTACGAACTGCAGGCTGTGACTGAGGCCCCTCACAATCCACGTTATTCACCTTTGCCCTGA
- the STOML2 gene encoding stomatin-like protein 2, mitochondrial has protein sequence MWKREGKAGSTSGGVEIREERLRSGHLERPLCSASRWFRRLLWQWEMLARSVRASGALLLRGSVQASGRAARRASSGLPRNTVVLFVPQQEAWVVERMGRFHRILEPGLNILIPVLDRIRYVQSLKEIVINVPEQSAVTLDNVTLQIDGVLYLRIMDPYKASYGVEDPEYAVTQLAQTTMRSELGKLSLDKVFRERESLNANIVDAINQAADCWGIRCLRYEIKDIHVPPRVKESMQMQVEAERRKRATVLESEGTRESAINVAEGKKQAQILASEAEKAEQINQAAGEASAVLAKAKAKAEAIRILAAALTQHNGDAAASLTVAEQYVSAFSKLAKDSNTILLPSNPGDVTSMVAQAMGVYGALTKAPVPGAQDSVSSRSSRDVQSTDASLDEELDRVKLS, from the exons AtgtggaagagggaagggaaggccgGAAGTACATCCGGGGGAGTGGAAATACGGGAGGAAAGGCTCAGGTCCGGGCATCTAGAGCGACCGCTCTGCTCCGCGTCTCGTTGGTTCCGGAGGCTGCTGTGGCAGTGGGAAATGCTGGCGCGCTCGGTGCGGGCGTCTGGGGCCCTTTTGCTGAGG GGCTCCGTGCAGGCTTCTGGCCGCGCTGCGCGCCGCGCCTCCTCTGGATTGCCCCGAAACACCGTGGTGCTGTTTGTGCCGCAGCAGGAGGCTTGGGTGGTGGAGCGAATGGGCCGATTCCACCGCATCTTGGAGCCT GGCTTGAACATCCTCATCCCTGTGTTAGACCGGATCCGATATGTGCAGAGTCTCAAGGAAATTGTCATCAACGTGCCTGAGCAGTCTGCCGTGACTCTTG ACAATGTAACTCTGCAAATCGATGGAGTCCTTTACCTGCGCATCATGGACCCTTACAAG GCAAGCTATGGTGTGGAGGACCCTGAGTATGCTGTCACCCAGCTAGCTCAGACAACCATGAGATCAGAGCTCGGCAAACTCTCTCTGGACAAAGTCTTCCGG GAGCGGGAGTCCCTGAATGCTAACATCGTGGATGCTATCAACCAGGCTGCTGACTGCTGGGGCATCCGCTGCCTCCGTTATGAGATCAAGGATATCCATGTGCCACCCCGGGTGAAAGAGTCCATGCAGATGCAG GTGGAGGCAGAGCGGCGGAAACGGGCCACAGTTCTAGAGTCTGAGGGGACTCGAGAGTCGGCCATCAACGTGGCAGAGGGGAAGAAGCAGGCACAGATCCTGGCCTCTGAGGCAGAAAAGGCTGAACAAATAAATCAGGCAGCAG GAGAGGCCAGTGCAGTTCTGGCCAAGGCCAAGGCTAAAGCTGAAGCTATTCGCATCCTGGCTGCAGCTCTGACACAACAT AATGGAGATGCAGCAGCCTCACTGACTGTGGCTGAACAGTATGTCAGCGCATTCTCTAAACTGGCAAAGGACTCCAACACTATCCTGCTGCCCTCCAACCCTGGCGACGTCACCAGTATGGTGGCTCAG gccATGGGTGTGTATGGGGCCCTCACCAAAGCCCCGGTGCCAGGAGCCCAGGACTCAGTCTCCAGCAGGAGCAGCAGAGATGTCCAGAGCACAGATGCAAGTCTTGATGAGGAACTTGATCGAGTCAAGCTGAGTTAA
- the PIGO gene encoding GPI ethanolamine phosphate transferase 3 yields the protein MRKISVLLFLAWVGFLFYAGIALFTSGFLLTRLELTNHSSCQEPPGPGSLPWGSRGEPGACWMASRFSRLVLVLIDALRFDFAQPQLSHVSGEPPVSLPFLGKLGFLQRILEIQPHHARLYQSKVDPPTTTMQRLKALTTGSLPTFIDAGSNFASYAIAEDNLVKQLTSTGRRVVFMGDETWNDLFPGAFSQAFFFPSFDVRDLHTVDNGILEHLYPIMDSGEWDVLITHFLGVDHCGHKHGPHHPEMAKKLSQMDQVIQGLVERLENDTLLVVTGDHGMTTSGNHGGDSELETSAALFLYSPTALFPSAPPEEPEVIPQISLVPTLALLLGLPIPFGNIGEVIAEVFSEVEDSQPHSSTLAQASALHLNAQQVSRFLHTYSTAAQDLQVKELHRLQNLFSKASADYQRLLQSPQGAEAALQTVITELQQFLRGVRAMCIESWARFSLVRMAGGAALLAATCFLCLLVSQWAASPGFYFRPLLIPMAWGLTGALVCAGLLATTGLKLDSVVLGAMAAVGSLLPFLWKAWASWGAKRPLAALLPMPGPVLLLLLIRFAGFFSDSFVIAEARAAPFLLISLILLLVAQLHWEGKLLPPKLLTIPRLGFLTPAGPPRHNGTHALGLGVGLLLCIRLAGLFHRCPEETPACSSSPWLSPLASMVGGRAKNVWYGACVGALAALLAAVRLWLRRYGNLKSPEPPVLFVRWGLPLMGLGTAAYWALASGADEAPPRLRALVAGASVMLPRAVAGLAASGLMLLLWRPVTVLVKAAAGAPRTRTVLTPFSGPPTSQADLDYVVPQIYRHMQEEFRGRLERTKSQGPLTVAAYQLGSVYSAAMVTALTLLAFPLLLLHAERISLVFLLLFLQSFLLLHLLAAGIPITTPGPFTVPWQAVSAWAFMATQTFYSTGHQPVFPAIHWHAAFVGVPEGHDFTWLSALLVGTNTFASHILFAVGCPLLLLWPFLCESQGPRKRRQPPGNEAEARVRPEEEEEPLMEMRLRDAPHHFNAALLQLGLKYLFVLGIQILACALAASILRRHLMVWKVFAPKFIFEAMGFIVSSVGLCLGIALVMRVDGAVSSWFRQLVLAQQKAGEQSSLVYTGAGSSAREAQSHLLPPCSQDLLASGTSLFYNSKS from the exons ATGCGGAAGATCTCTGTGCTGCTCTTCCTGGCCTGGGTGGGCTTCCTCTTCTACGCCGGCATTGCTCTCTTCACCAGTGGCTTCCTGCTCACCCGTTTGGAGCTCACCAACCATAGCAGCTGCCAAGAGCCCCCAGGCCCTGGGTCCCTGCCATGGGGGAGCCGAGGGGAGCCCGGGGCCTGCTGGATGGCTTCCCGATTCTCCCGGCTTGTGTTGGTGCTGATAGACGCTCTGCGATTTGACTTTGCCCAGCCCCAGCTCTCACATGTTTCTGGGGAGCCTCCCGTCTCCCTGCCCTTCCTGGGCAAACTGGGCTTCTTGCAGAGGATCCTGGAAATTCAGCCCCACCATGCCAGGCTCTACCAGTCCAAGGTTGACCCCCCGACCACCACCATGCAGCGCCTCAAGGCCCTCACCACCGGCTCACTGCCTACCTTTATTGACGCTGGCAGTAATTTTGCCAGCTACGCCATAGCGGAAGACAATCTCGTTAAGCAGCTTACCAGTACAG GAAGGCGTGTGGTCTTCATGGGAGATGAAACCTGGAACGATCTTTTTCCTGGAGCTTTCTCCCAAGCTTTCTTTTTCCCGTCCTTCGATGTTAGAGACCTACACACAGTGGACAATGGTATCCTGGAACACCTCTACCCAATCA TGGACAGTGGTGAATGGGATGTGCTGATTACTCACTTCCTGGGTGTGGATCACTGTGGCCACAAGCATGGCCCTCATCATCCTGAAATGGCCAAGAAACTTAGCCAAATGGACCAAGTGATCCA GGGACTCGTGGAGCGTCTGGAGAATGACACGCTGCTGGTAGTGACTGGGGACCATGGGATGACCACGAGTGGGAACCATGGAGGGGACAGTGAGCTGGAGACCTCAGCTGCACTTTTTCTGTATAGTCCCACAGCCCTCTTCCCCAGCGCCCCGCCAGAG GAGCCAGAGGTAATTCCTCAAATCAGCCTTGTGCCTACGCTGGCCCTGCTGTTGGGCCTGCCCATCCCATTTGGGAACATCGGGGAGGTGATAGCTGAGGTGTTCTCGGAGGTCGAAGACTCCCAGCCTCACTCTTCTACTCTggcccaagcctcagctctccatctcaatgccCAGCAG GTGTCCCGATTTCTTCACACCTACTCAACTGCTGCTCAGGACCTCCAAGTTAAGGAGCTTCATCGACTGCAGAACCTCTTCTCCAAAGCTTCTGCTGACTACCAGCGGCTTCTGCAGAGCCCCCAGGGGGCTGAGGCAGCACTACAGACTGTGATTACTGAGCTGCAGCAGTTCCTCCGGGGAGTTCGGGCCATGTGCATTGAGTCTTGGGCTCGTTTTTCTCTGGTCCGCATGGCAGGGGGTGCTGCTCTCTTGGCTGCTACCTGCTTTCTTTGCCTACTGGTATCCCAGTGGGCAGCATCCCCAGGCTTCTATTTCCGCCCTCTCCTAATACCCATGGCCTGGGGTTTGACTGGGGCCTTAGTGTGTGCTGGACTCCTGGCAACTACTGGGCTGAAGCTGGATTCAGTGGTTCTAGGGGCCATGGCTGCAGTGGGCTCCCTTCTGCCTTTTCTGTGGAAAGCCTGGGCTAGCTGGGGAGCTAAGAGGCCCCTGGCAGCCCTGCTTCCCATGCCTGGGCCTGTCCTGTTACTCCTGCTCATTCGCTTTGCTggtttcttctctgatagctttGTTATAGCCGAGGCCAGGGCCGCCCCCTTCCTTTTGATCTCACTCATCTTGCTCCTGGTTGCCCAGCTTCACTGGGAGGGCAAGCTGCTGCCACCTAAGCTACTCACAATACCTCGCCTTGGCTTTCTGACCCCAGCAGGCCCCCCACGTCACAATGGCACGCATGCCCTGGGGCTTGGAGTTGGGTTGCTTTTATGTATAAGGCTAGCTGGGCTTTTTCATCGCTGCCCTGAAGAGACGCCTGCTTGCAGCTCCTCTCCCTGGCTGAGTCCCCTGGCATCCATGGTGGGTGGTCGAGCCAAGAATGTGTGGTATGGAGCTTGTGTGGGGGCTCTGGCGGCCCTGTTAGCTGCCGTGCGCCTGTGGCTTCGCCGCTATGGTAATCTCAAGAGCCCTGAGCCCCCTGTGCTCTTTGTGCGCTGGGGGCTGCCGCTGATGGGACTAGGCACTGCCGCCTACTGGGCCTTGGCATCAGGGGCGGATGAAGCACCCCCACGTCTCCGGGCCCTGGTCGCTGGGGCATCAGTTATGTTACCTAGGGCTGTGGCCGGGTTGGCTGCTTCAGGGCTCATGCTGCTGCTCTGGAGGCCTGTGACAGTGCTGGTGAAAGCTGCAGCGGGTGCTCCACGGACCAGGACTGTCCTCACTCCCTTCTCAGGCCCCCCCACTTCTCAGGCTGACCTGGATTATGTGGTTCCTCAAATCTACCGACACATGCAGGAGGAGTTCCGGGGCCGGCTAGAAAGGACCAAATCTCAGGGTCCCCTGACGGTGGCCGCCTATCAGTTGGGGAGTGTCTACTCAGCTGCTATGGTCACGGCCCTCACCCTCTTGGCCTTTCCACTTCTGCTATTGCATGCAGAGCGCATTAGCCTTGTGTTCCTGCTTCTGTTTCTGCAGAGCTTCCTTCTCCTGCATCTGCTTGCTGCTGGGATACCCATCACCACCCCTG GTCCTTTTACTGTGCCTTGGCAGGCAGTCTCTGCTTGGGCCTTCATGGCAACACAGACCTTCTATTCCACGGGTCACCAGCCCGTCTTTCCAGCTATCCATTGGCATGCTGCCTTCGTGGGAGTCCCAGAGGGCCATGACTTTACCTGGCTGTCTGCTTTGCTGGTGGGAACCAACACCTTTGCCTCCCATATCCTCTTTGCAG TAGGTTGCCCATTGCTCCTGCTCTGGCCCTTTCTCTGTGAGAGTCAAGGGCCCCGGAAGAGGCGGCAGCCCCCAGGGAATGAAGCTGAGGCCAGAGTCAGgcctgaggaggaggaggagccacTGATGGAGATGCGGCTCCGGGATGCGCCTCACCACTTCAATGCAGCGCTGCTGCAGCTGGGCCTCAAGTACCTCTTTGTCCTTGGTATTCAG ATTTTGGCCTGTGCCTTGGCAGCCTCCATCCTCCGCAGGCATCTCATGGTCTGGAAGGTGTTTGCCCCCAA GTTCATTTTTGAGGCCATGGGCTTCATTGTGAGCAGCGTGGGACTTTGCCTGGGCATAGCTTTGGTGATGCGAGTGGATGGTGCTGTGAGCTCCTGGTTCAGGCAGTTAGTTCTGGCCCAGCAGAAAGCTGGAGAACAATCTAGCCTGGTCTATACAGGTGCTGGATCATCTGCAAGAGAGGCTCAGTCACACCTCTTACCACCATGCAGCCAGGATCTACTGGCATCTGGgacttcattattttataattcaaaatcATAG
- the FANCG gene encoding Fanconi anemia group G protein: MAHRTPPGSSASHASCLDLWREKNDQLVQQAKVAQDSGLSPRRQQLAQDALEGLRGLLHSVQGLPAAVSVLPLELTVICNFITLRASLAQGFTEDLAQDIQQGLERVLETQEQLKARLEHGLRGLWDSVLHVSSLLPELLPALHHLAGLQAALWLSTDRLGDLTLLLQTLNVSQSRASEDLLLLLKTWRPPAEESDAPLTLQDAQNLKGVLLTAFAYRQGLQELITGNLPRALSSLHEAASGLCPRPVLVQVYTALGTCLRKMGSPQRALLYLVAALKGESTWGPPLLEASRLYRQLENTAAEIECLELLVEALSVAHIPEAPQLLIEVELLLPRPDPTSPLHCGTQSQAKYLLASRCLQTGRAENAAEHYLDLLALLLDGLEPKFSPPPCPRGPCVPEVFLEAAAALIQAGRAQDALTVCEELLSRMSSLRPKRPRLWEDARRGTKELPHCSPWVSATYLLQGHARVQLGTQKEAISEFSRCLELLFQATPTDKEQGPASSCEQGCTSDVALQQLRAAALISRGLEWVASGQDTKALQDFLLSVQMCPGNQDASFHLLQTLRRLDRRDEATALWRRLEAQTELPQENVAWSLPLYLETCLGWIHPPDRETLLEEFRTSLLETCDL, from the exons atggctcacaggaccccTCCGGGATCTTCAGCCTCACACGCCAGCTGCCTGGACCTGTGGAGGGAAAAGAATGACCAACTAGTTCAACAGGCCAAG GTTGCTCAGGACTCAGGTCTGTCTCCGAGGCGACAGCAGTTGGCTCAGGATGCACTGGAAGGGCTCCGGGGACTCCTCCATAGTGTGCAGG GGCTCCCTGCTGCTGTTTCTGTTCTCCCCTTGGAACTGACTGTCATCTGCAATTTCATTACCCTGAGGGCAAGCCTGGCCCAGGGTTTCACTGAGGACCTGGCACAGGATATCCAGCAGGGCCTAGAGAGAG tgctggagacccaggagcAGCTGAAGGCCAGGCTGGAACATGGGCTCAGGGGGCTGTGGGACTCCGTCCTCCATGTTTCCTCCCTTCTGCCGGAGCTGCTCCCCGCCCTTCACCACCTTGCTGGCCTGCAGGCTGCCCTTTGGCTGAGCACTGACCGTCTTGGGGACCTGACCTTGCTGCTGCAGACCCTGAATGTTAGCCAG AGCAGAGCCTCTGAGGATCTGCTGCTGCTCCTGAAAACTTGGAGGCCCCCAGCTGAGGAGTCAGATGCTCCGTTGACCCTGCAGGATGCCCAGAACTTGAAGGGTGTCCTTCTGACAGCATTTGCTTATCGCCAAG GCCTCCAGGAGCTGATCACAGGGAACCTGCCCAGGGCACTGAGCAGCCTGCATGAAGCGGCCTCAGGTCTGTGCCCACGGCCTGTGTTGGTCCAGGTGTACACAGCCCTGGGAACCTGTCTTCGTAAGATG GGCAGTCCACAGAGAGCTCTGCTGTACTTGGTTGCAGCCCTGAAAGGGGAATCAACCTGGGGTCCCCCGCTTCTGGAGGCCTCCAGGCTGTATCGGCAACTGGAGAACACAGCAGCAGAGATTGAGTGTCTGGAGCTGCTGGTTGAG GCCTTGAGTGTCGCTCATATCCCTGAAGCCCCACAGCTTCTCATTGAGGTAGAGTTACTACTCCCACGACCTGACCCAACCTCACCCCTTCACTGTGGCACACAGAGCCAGGCCAAGTACCTGCTGGCAAGCCGATGCCTACAGACGGGAAG GGCAGAGAATGCTGCAGAACATTACCTGGACCTGCTGGCCCTGTTGCTGGATGGCTTGGAGCCAAAG ttctccccacccccatgcccccgAGGGCCCTGTGTGCCTGAGGTGTTCTTGGAGGCAGCAGCAGCGCTGATTCAGGCAGGCCGAGCCCAGGATGCTTTGACCGTGTGTGAGGAGCTGCTTAGCCGCATGTCATCCCTGCGTCCCAAGAGGCCCCGGCTGTGGGAAGATGCCAGAAGAGGAACCAAAGAGTTACCACACTGCTCACCCTGGGTCTCTGCCACCTATTTGCTTCAGGGCCACGCTCGGGTGCAACTGGGGACCCAAAAGGAGGCAATTAGTGAATTTAGCCG GTGCCTTGAGCTGCTCTTCCAGGCCACACCCACGGATAAAGAACAAG GGCCTGCTTCTAGCTGTGAGCAGGGGTGTACATCAGATGTGGCACTACAACAGCTTCGCGCAGCCGCCCTGATTAGTCGTGGACTGGAATGGGTGGCCAGTGGCCAGGATACCAAAGCCCTACAGGACTTCCTTCTCAGTGTGCAGATGTGCCCAG GTAATCAAGACGCTTCCTTTCACCTGCTTCAGACTCTGAGGAGGCTGGATCGGAGGGATGAGGCCACTGCTCTCTGGCGGAGGCTGGAGGCCCAAACTGAGTTGCCACAGGAGAATGTTGCATG GTCTCTCCCCCTGTACCTAGAAACCTGTTTGGGCTGGATCCATCCCCCTGACCGTGAAACCCTTCTTGAGGAATTTCGGACGTCTCTGCTGGAGACTTGTGACCTATAG